One window from the genome of Lutra lutra chromosome X, mLutLut1.2, whole genome shotgun sequence encodes:
- the LOC125091591 gene encoding protein SET-like encodes MAPKRQSSLPPQTKKPRLPPAPKSGQTSTSQHLHKGEKEQQEAIEHIDEVQNEIDRLNEQASEEILKVEQKYNKLRQPFFQKRSELIAKIPNFWVTTFVNHPQVSALLGEEDEEALHYLTRVEVTEFEDIKSGYRIDFYFDENSYFENKVLSKEFHLNESGDPSSKSTEIKWKSGKDLTKRSSQTQNKASRKRQHEEPESFFTWFTDHSDAGADELGEVIKDDIWPNPLQYYLVPDMDDEEGEGEEDDDDDEEEEGLEDIDEEGDEDEGEEDEDDDEGEEGEEDEGEDD; translated from the coding sequence ATGGCCCCCAAACGCCAGTCTTCGCTCCCGCCTCAAACGAAGAAACCGAgactgcctcctgcccccaagtCAGGGCAGACGTCAACATCTCAGCACTTgcataagggagaaaaagaacagcaagaagcaATTGAACATATTGatgaagtacaaaatgaaatagacagACTTAATGAACAAGCCAGTGAGGagattttgaaagtagaacagaaatataacaaactCCGCCAACCATTTTTTCAGAAGAGGTCGGAATTGATCGCCAAAATCCCCAATTTTTGGGTAACAACATTTGTCAACCATCCACAAGTGTCTGCACTGCttggggaggaggatgaagaggcgCTGCATTATTTGACAAGAGTTGAAGTGACAGAATTTGAAGATATTAAATCAGGTTacagaatagatttttattttgatgaaaactcTTACTTCGAAAATAAAGTTCTCTCCAAAGAATTTCATCTGAATGAGAGTGGTGATCCATCTTCAAAGTCCactgaaatcaaatggaaatctggAAAGGATTTGACGAAACGTTCAAGTCAAACACAGAATAAAGCCAGCAggaagagacagcatgaggaaCCAGAGAGCTTCTTCACCTGGTTTACTGACCATTCTGATGCAGGTGCAGATGAGTTAGGAGAGGTCATCAAAGATGATATTTGGCCAAATCCATTACAGTACTACTTGGTTCCCGATATGGAtgatgaagaaggggaaggagaagaggatgatgatgatgatgaagaagaagaaggattggAAGATATTGATGAAGAAGGAGATGAGGATGAAggtgaagaagatgaagatgatgatgagggggaggaaggagaggaggatgaaggagaagatgaCTAA